The Montipora capricornis isolate CH-2021 chromosome 6, ASM3666992v2, whole genome shotgun sequence genome has a window encoding:
- the LOC138050966 gene encoding uncharacterized protein — protein MEISRAREEITPGPQKEGRTQSTLTFATPQDHLHFQGTSESGTGPEPGYNHCANVDHSSLVPQIATPFDRLPSYYSKGTNNTAPSFQSGESTSSSQETHPSGVQIIRNSLTARGISQKAAKVILQSWRESTHKQYSVYLRKWVLFCSSRGFDPYKSTPAQALDFMTDLFEQGLGYSAMNTVRSALSQVLHSPTGVSFGELPTVKQFLKGVFQEKPTLPRYSVTWDPAILLSYLKTLSPVKELTLKMLTYKTVALLGILSAQRCQTLFFLDIRNMVINSSTVKISIGDKLKQTKPGKHVHELEFPAYPTDICLCIVDVMKEYLERTKPLRGDITSLFVTYVKPYKAASKDTISRWIKTTLKLAGIDMTRFKPHSIRSSPTSAAAVAKVPVDTILRTAGWSGHCTFAKYYKKPIQNHGALAKALLDSTQLG, from the exons ATGGAAATATCAAGGGCCAGGGAAGAGATCACACCTGGACCCCAAAAAGAAGGGCGAACCCAATCAACACTAACTTTTGCCACACCTCAAGACCACCTACATTTTCAG GGTACTTCAGAAAGTGGAACAGGACCAGAGCCAGGGTATAATCATTGTGCCAATGTGGACCACTCAAGTTTGGTTCCCCAGATTGCTACACCTTTTGATAGACTTCCCAGTTACTATTCAAAAGGGACCAACAACACTGCTCCTTCCTTTCAATCGGGAGAAAGCACATCCTCTTCACAAGAAACTCACCCTTCTGGCgtgcaaattatcaggaattcCCTCACAGCAAGAGGCATTTCGCAAAAAGCTGCCAAAGTCATATTGCAATCCTGGAGAGAGAGTACACACAAACAATATTCCGTCTACCTCAGGAAATGGGTGCTGTTTTGCAGTTCAAGGGGTTTTGATCCATACAAATCAACTCCAGCACAAGCGTTAGATTTCATGACAGACCTATTTGAACAAGGCCTGGGCTATAGTGCTATGAACACAGTCAGGTCCGCTTTATCTCAGGTATTACACAGCCCTACCGGAGTTTCATTTGGAGAACTTCCAACTGTAAAACAGTTTCTCAAAGGGGTTTTCCAGGAAAAACCCACATTACCCAGATACTCTGTCACTTGGGATCCAGCTATATTATTATCGTACTTAAAGACCTTATCACCAGTTAAAGAATTAACTCTCAAAATGTTGACATACAAGACGGTGGCTTTATTGGGAAttttgtcagctcagaggtgtcaAACCCTCTTTTTCTTGGACATTAGAAACATGGTCATAAATAGTTCAACTGTAAAAATTTCAATTGGAGACAAACTAAAACAGACCAAACCTGGCAAGCATGTGCACGAGTTGGAGTTTCCGGCATATCCAACCGACATTTGCCTTTGTATTGTTGATGTTATGAAAGAGTATTTAGAACGTACCAAGCCTCTACGAGGGGACATTACTAGTTTATTTGTTACCTATGTTAAGCCATACAAAGCAGCAAGCAAAGATACTATATCTCGGTGGATCAAAACCACCTTAAAACTTGCTGGAATTGACATGACTCGTTTCAAACCTCATAGTATCAGATCTTCACCAACCAGTGCAGCTGCAGTCGCTAAAGTTCCTGTTGACACGATTCTTCGAACTGCTGGTTGGTCAGGACATTGTACTTTTGCAAAGTATTACAAGAAACCAATCCAAAACCATGGAGCATTGGCAAAAGCTTTGTTGGACAGTACACAGTTAGGGTGA